The Tessaracoccus aquimaris sequence GGGCCGCGGCGCCCAACGAGTTGGTCGAGCAGTTGCTGGTCGCGCTGCTCGTCGAGCCGCTGCTTCGCGATCCGGACGAGACATACTCGCTCACCCACACCTCGCGGCTGCAGTTGGCGCGGGTTTCGCGCCAGATCGCCGACGTGAAGTCGAAGCTGCAGCGCACCGACCCCGTCAAGGACCCCACGGGCCACCGCGCCCAGTTCGCCCAGCTCACCGAGTTGGAGATGCGGCGAAAGCGCCTGCAGGCCGTCGGGCTGGGGTAGTCTCCCGTTCCCCGGGCCTGACGAGTGCCGTTCCCCGAGCCTGTCGAGTGCCGTTCCCCGAGCCTGCCGAGTGCCGTTCCCCGAGCTGTCGAGGGGTCCGCAACCCGGTGCCGGTCGAGTGGTGTGGGCCGTTCCCCGAGCTTGTCGAGGGGTCCGTAACCTGCGCTGATTTGGGTGGAGCGCCGTTCCCCGAGCTTGTCGAGGGGTCCGCAACCCGGTGCCGGTCGAGTGGTGTGGGCCGTTCCCCGAGCCTGTCGAGGGGTCCGTAACCGGCGCTGATCGGGGTCGAGATCCTGCGCCGGGTGCGAGGAGTTTCGACGCGGGCTGCGGCGCTACGCGCCTTTGCCCGGCTCAACCAGCGGCCCGTTCCCCGAGCTTGTCGAGGGGTCCGTAACCCGGGCGCTTATCGGGGTCGAGATCGTGCGCCGGGTGAGGGGGGTTTCGACGCGGGCTGTGGCGCTGCGCGCCTTTGCCCGGCTCAACCAGCGGGCCGTTCCCCGAGCTTGTCGAGGGGTCCGTAACCGGCGCTGACCGGGGTCGAGATCATGCGCCGCGTGCGAGGGGCTTCTACGTGGGCTGCGGCGCTGCGCCCCTTTGCCCGGCTCGACGGGTCGTCCGCCGTCAGCCTCCTCTCCCGGCCCGCGGGGGAGCCGTCGTCCGGTCCGCCTCCAGCACCGCGCGAGCCTCCAGCAACGACTCCCGGTCCCAGCGATAGGCCGTGGACACCGACACGCCGAGCGCCTCGGCCAGCAGCGCCAACGTGTAGCGCGGCTCGCGCAGCCGCAACTCGAGGATCCTGCGGTGCCGCGGGGCAAGCAGTGCCAGGAAGTCCACCGAGGTCTCCACCGCCCGCGTCATCCGGTGCTGGGCGTCGACGTCCTCGGCCACGACACCCTCCAGCGGCACCCGCCGAAGCGTCCCCCGTGCGACCGCTGAGACGCTGACCCCGATGGCCGCGGCCGCCGCGCTGAGGCTCGCCCCTGGGCTCTGTCCCTGGGCCAACAGCGCCTTCCGGGTGGCCCGCCGGTCCGCGCGCGACCCCACCGCGCTCGTGGCGGAGAGCGGCGAGTCGGAAAGCGCCCGCCGGATGACGTGGTAGACGAAGGTCGTGAACCTCACACCGAGGGTGTGGTCGAAGGCACGGATCGCCTGCGCGACCGAGAGGCACGCCTCCTGGAACAGGTCATCCGGCGTGAGTTTCGCGGCCAGGGCGACCCGATAGGCGATCTTGCGTGCGACTCGGATCCCGACGCCCCAGAGCACGTCCATGGCCCGCCGCCCGGCGTCGACCACTCCCTCCAATCGCGAGTCGGTGGCGCCCTGAGCGATCAGGTGGTGGGCATACAGCCCCGCCTCGATGGCCTTTGCGGCCGCGAGGTCTTCGCCTTCGGCGAGCCAGACCAGGGCGAGATTCGGTGTCTTCATGCCTCAGCATTGGCCGGGGTGGAGCAATCCTCGGCGACGTCTGCTGGACCTGTGGATGCCCGGCGACGGACAACACAACTTCTCCACAACCGGGGCACAATGGAGGCATGGCCTTGTTCAAGCGGACCCGCATCGACTCCAGCCTCAACGAGGGCCTCGACGCCGCCCTTGGAGGGCGCGGCGAGGTGCTGGCGCAGGCCACGGGAGACGGCGTCGTGCTCGTCGGAACCCGCGAGGCGCTCGCGCTGCGCCGGGACGGGGCGTGGCAGGTGTGGCCGTGGGAGGACGTCAGCGGCGGAGGGTGGAAGTCCGAGTCGGGGTCGTTCCGCTGGAAGAGCATCGAGGGCGAGAAGTTCAGCGTGCAGTTGAGCGAGCCGAACCAGCTTCCCGGGCTGTTCCGAGAGCGGGTCGAGGCATCGACCGTCGTCCAGTGCCTGATCGACTCGCCCGTGCGTGGTGAGGTGCAGATCATCTGCCGCCGCGGGCTCGGAGCGGACCAACCCCTGCGCTGGTATGCCGTGCCATCAGGGGGTGCCGACCTTGCGGATCCGGCGACCGCCGCGGCCGTCGTGGCCGAGACCGACCGGTTGAGGGAGGAGTACTTCCCGGGGGTCTAGCCGATTCGCATTCGCCTCGTCGAGTCTGATAACGTTTCTCCTCGCGTGGGAACGCTAATCCCTGGTAGCTCAATTGGCAGAGCATTCGACTGTTAATCGAAGGGTTACTGGTTCGAGTCCAGTCCGGGGAGCCAGCAGAAGGCCACCATCGTCTCGATGGTGGCCTTCTTCCTTTCCCGGTGCCGGGACCTCAGCGCGCGTAGTGCTTCAGGTCGCCGAGGAAGTTGTCTGCCCACGCGTCGATCGTGTGGGTGCCGACCTGCTTCTGCAGCGCGCGCATCCGCTTGCGGCGCTCCTCCGGTGGGTCCTCGACGGCGCGCATCACGACGTCCTTCATGCCGTTGATGTCGTAGGGGTTGACCAGGTACGCCTGCTTCAGTTCGCGTGCGGCGCCCGCGAACTCGCTCAGCACCAGCGCGCCGTCAAGGCCTGGATGGCACGCGACGTACTCCTTGGCGACCAGGTTCATGCCGTCGCGCAGCGGGGTGACCAGCGCGACGTCGGCGATCCGGTACATGGCGGCCATGGTCTGGCGGGGGAACCCTGCGTGGCGGTACACGATCGGGGGCCGGCCGACACCCCCGAACTCCGAGTTGATCCTGCCCACCAGCAGGTCGATGTCGTCGCGCAGCCTCCGGTACTCCTCGACGCGCTCGCGCGACGGCGTTGCCACCTGCATGAACACCACCTCGGCTGGGTCGAGCCTGCCCTCGGCAAACAGTTCGCCCACCGCGCGGATCCGCTGCCGCAGGCCCTTGGTGTAGTCGAGCCGGTCGACCCCGAGCAGTACCACCTTCGGGTGACCCAGATCGCTGAGCAGCGCCTCGGCCTCCGCGATCGCCGCGGGCGACTCCGCCAACTCCCGGAATCCCTCGGTGTCGATCGAGATCGGGTAGGACTTCGCGCGGCAGACGTGATCGCCGACCTGAACGTGGTGCCGCTCCACCTTGTGCTCGGTCCTGAGCCGCACCAGCCGGAGGAAGTTCGACGCCGCCCCCGCGACCTGGAAGCCCACGAGGTCGGCACCAAGCAGGCCCTCCAGGATCTGGCGCCGCCACGGCAGTTGCAGGAACAGTTCCACCGGCGGGAAGGGAATGTGCAGGAAGAAACCGATCTTGAGGTCGGGGCGCAGTTCGCGCAGCAGTCGCGGCACGAGCTGAAGCTGATAGTCCTGCACCCACACCGTCGCGCCCTCGGCCGCCACCTCGGCGGCGGCCTCGGCGAAGCGCCGGTTCACGATCAGGTAGGCGTCCCACCACTCGCGGTGGAACTCCGGGAAGGCCACGGTGTCGTGGAACAGGGGCCAGAGGGTGGCGTTGGAGAACCCCTCGTAGTACTCCTCGAACTCGGAGGAGCTCAGCGGCACCGGCACGATCGCGTATCCGTCGTGGGTGAAGGGCTGCACCTCCTCATCCGGTGCGCCGTGCCAGCCGACCCAGGCTCCGCCCTCCCTGCGCATCACGGGCTCGAGGGCGGTCACGAGACCGCCCGGCGAGGTGTTCCAGTCGACCGTTCCGTCGTCGGCCACCACCCGGTCGACGGGCAACCGGTTGGCGACGACGACGAAGTGCGCGCGCTCAGACATGGGGTTTCCTCCTTGCGTCGGTCCCACCCTACCGAGGTCCGCGTCGGATGAACCTGGCAAGGTGGGTGCCATGACCAGGTGGACAGTGCAGGACCAGGCCGGAGACGACTTCATGCGGGCGGCTGGCGCGCATCCGGAACGGGTGCTGCTCGCGCTCGACTTCGACGGGACGCTCGCGCCCATCGTGCCCGACCCCGACGACTCGCGGCTTGACCCCCGTGCCGCCGAAGCCCTCGCACGCCTGAGGGGACGCCTCGGCGCGCTGGCGATCATCACCGGCAGGGGCACCCAGACGGTGAGCAAGCTGGCCCGGTTGGAGGAGCGCGGCGTCAACGGCCTGATCGTGGCGGGCGGCTACGGCGCGCAACGTTGGGTGGTCGGCGAGGCGGTCGACGACGCAGGCGCGCGCCCCGCCGGCATCGGGGAGGCGCTCGAGGCGATCCGCGAGGCGATCGAGGCATGCGGCGTCGACGGGGTGGCGGTCGAGGACAAGGGGATCGCGCTTGGCGTCCATACCCGACGCAGCGACGACCCGGATCGCGCCTACGGGTCGCTGCTGCCGCGGCTGGAGGGCATCGCCTCGGCGCATGGCCTCACGATCGAGCCGGGCCGAAGTGTCATCGAACTGCGCGCCTCGACGGTGACGAAGGGGGACGCGATCCGAGCGCTGATCGAGGAGACCGGTGCGACGGTCGTGGCGATGTGTGGCGACGACCTGGGTGACCTGCCTGCCTTCGACGCCCTGGTCGACCTGCGCGCCGCGGGCCTCACGACCTGCCGCGTGGTGAGCGCCTCGCTGGAGCAGAGCGGGCTGGGCGCCTACGCAGACATCCTGGCCGAGGGGACCGACGGCATCGCCGACTGGCTGGAGGCGCTTGCCGACGCCACGTCGTAGCCGCGGCTGGTTGAGCCGGGCAGAGGCGCGAAGCGCCGCAGCGCGCGTCGAAACCCCGTTGGTTGAGCCGTGCAAAGGAGCGAAGCGCCGCAGCGCGCGTCGAAACCCCGTTGGTTGAGCCGTGCAAGGAGCGAAGCGCCGCAGCGCGCGTCGAAACCTCTGGCACCCGGTACGCAGTCCCTCGCCGCTGTGGTGGTGGTTGCGGACCCTTCGACAGGCTCAGGGAACGGCCCGTTGGTTGAGCCGAGCACGGGCGCGAAGCGCCGCAGCGCGCGCCGAACCTCTGGCACCCGGTGCGCAGTCCCTGGCCGCTGTCGTGGTGGTTGCGGACCCCTTCGACAGGCCCAGGGAACGGCCGGCGACCGGCCCCTCGTCTGAGCCCGAACTACCCGTGACGGGTGGTTTGCCACCGGCGATGCGACACGGCGACCCCGCCCAAGGCGCCCAACGAGGTCTTTTCTACACTTGTTCCATGTGCAGGACGAACTCGTCCGGAGGCCGGACCGCTCCGCTGGATCGGTCCCGTCGCGCACCTGAGTCGGTCGACTCACCAACCACCCCGGGCATGGCCGCCGCACGTCCTGACGACGGTCCGACCCATGCAAGAAAGGCAGCAGAAGTGACAAGTCCCGCGACCACGCCGAGCGTATCGAGGCAGTTGTGCTCCGAGCTTCGCGTGTTGAGCGTCAGGCAACCATGGGCGTGGCAGATCGTCCACGAAGACAAGGATGTCGAGAACCGGATCCTCCCGACGACCTACCGCGGACAGGTGGCGATCTTCGCGCCCTTCTCCCCGGATGTCACGGCCCTCCAACGGCTTCCCCGAGTCGCCCCCGCCTGGGTCGACGCCCCCCGTCAGTTTGAGCTTGGCGCGATCATCGGCCTCGCGCAACTAGTCGACTGCCACGACGCGTCGTGGTGCGGCGAGGATCAGTACGGACGCGCCATCGAGATGTGCTCGCCCTGGTCGCTGCGCTCGCACCAGCACCTCGTGCTTTCTGACCCGGTCGCGCTGCGCCACCCCGTCTCGGTGCGCAACCGGCGCGGGCTGTGGAAGGTCGGCACCCGGTTGATGCGGGAGATCGAGGCGCAACTGCCCTGAACCTGACCGACCGCCCCTCTTGCCAGAGGTTATCGAATATCGTTATGCTTATCGCTATTCGATAACTTTCGTGAGGAGCCGACCATGGCAGCCTTCGCTCTTGTCTTCCTGGTTCTCGCCCTGCTGATGTTCGGGGTGCTGGCCGCAGTCCTCGGCAGCGCGGGCCGAGCCAACATCGCCACCGTGGCAAAGGTCGCCAGCCTGATCGCCATGGGGCTGACAGGTCTCAGCGCCCTGCTGGGTGCCATCGCGGCGCTGGCGGGCGGTCAACTCGACGTCACCGTTCCGGTCCACCTGCCCATCCACCTGGCCGACGGTGTGACGTTCCAGGACGGCCCCTCGGCGACATTCGTCAACGGGGTCCTCGACCAGGCCACCGTGCAGGCGAGCGGGCTGTCCTTCGCGACCCGGGCGGTACTCGCGCTTGCGGTCCTCCTCGGAGGAGCGACGTTGATCGGCGTCGCCTGGACGACCTGGCGGCTCGCAGGCTCGATGGGCGACAGCGATCCCTTCCGGCTCGGTTCCCGGGCGCTTCGCACCACCGCGCTCATCGTCCTGATCGGCGGCACCGCGGCATCCATCGCCTCCGACATCGGCAACTTCCTCGCGTCCCGGGAACTGTTCGAGGTGAAGGCCTGGGGATCGACCACCACCGGGCCGCCTGTCGACTCACTGACGGCCCTCGGCTGGCCCGAACCGGCGGGTCTCCAGGTGACGCTTCCGTTCTGGCCGGTGGGGGCCGCCGTCGTGCTCCTGCTGCTCGCCGCCGTCTTCCGCTACGGCGCGCTGCTGCAGGCCGACTCTGAGGGGATGGTCTGAGTGCCCACCGACGAGGGGCGCGTGCACTGCCGCCTCGATGAACTCCTGGAGGAGCGCGGCATGACGCTGACCGAGTTGTCGCGCAGAGTCGGCGTCAGCCTCGTGAACCTTTCGGTGCTGAAGAACGACCGTGCCCGGGCGATCCGGTTCGGGACGCTCACCGCGATCTGCGATGTGCTCGGCTGCACTGTGGGCGAACTGCTCGTGGTGGTCCCCGAACGCTGAGCCCCGGTCAGCCGTCCGCGAGGGCCTGCTTCACCGTCGCCTGGAGGTCGTGCCAGGAGGCGATGAACTTCTCGACGCCCTCGTCCTCCAACCGCTGCGTGACGTCCGCGAAGTCGACCCCGACCTCGGCGAGCGCGTCCATCACCTCGTGCGCCTCCGCGTAGTGGTCGGTGATGGTGTCACCCGTGACGACGCCATGGTCGAAGGTCGCCTGGAGTGTCTTCTCGGGCATCGTGTTGACGGTGTGTGCTGCGACCAGTTCGGTGACGTAGAGCGTGTCGGGGAGGGACGGGTCCTTCACCCCGGTCGACGCCCAGAGCGGCCGCTGGACGGTGGCTCCCGCCGCGACGAGCGCCGTGGCCCCGTCCTCGGCGAAGCGCCGTTCGAGCAACTCGTAGGCGAGGCGCGCGTTGGCGACGCCCGCCTTGGACTTCAGGGCTGCCGCCGCCTCGCCGCCGATCGCCGCGAGTCGCTTGTCGACCTCGGTGTCGACCCGGGAGACGAAGAACGACGCGACGGAGTGGATCTGGGAAAGGTCGAGGCCGGCGTCCCTGGCCTTCTCGAGGCCGGCGAGGAACGCGTCGATCACCTCGGAGTAGCGCTCGAGGCTGAAGATCAGCGTCACGTTCACGGAGATACCCGACCCGATCGTCTCGGTGATCGCGGGCAGCCCGGCCTTCGTGGCCGGGATCTTGATGAGCACGTTGGGCCGGTCGACGGCGTCGTACAGGGAGCGCGCCTGCGCGATTGTCGCGTCGGTGTCGTGCGCGAGGTCGGGGGAAACCTCGATGGAGACGCGGCCGTCCCGGCCAGTGGTGGCGTCGTAGATCGGGCGGAAGATGTCGCACGCGTCGCGCACGTCGCTGGTGGTCAGGGTGAAGATGGCCTCGTCGACCGATGCCCCCGCCGCCGCCTGCTCCGCGATCGACTCGGCATATCCCTCGCCGTGCGAGATCGCACCCTGGAAGATCGTCGGGTTGGTCGTGACGCCCACCACGTTGCGGGTGTCGATCAGTTCCTGCAGGTTGCCGGAGGTGATGCGGGAGCGGGAGAGGTCGTCGAGCCAGATGCTGACGCCCGCGGCGGAGAGTTGCTGGGTGGGAGAGGACATGTGCGCTCCTTCGAGTTGGCCGTGGCGCCGGGCGGGTCGCGCTGACGCGCTCCCGGCAGCCTCGACGGGTGGTCCTACGTCGCCGACGATACCGCCGCCACGTTGCACCGCGCCCACATCCGCACGGACCATCACCCCTGAGGGGGCTGCAGGCACAGGGCTGGGGGCTTACTCCAGCACCAGGTCGTTCGAGACGAGTCGGATCGTCGCGTCGCGCTCCTGGATCGCGTTGACGGCGGCCAGGATGCCGTCCAGTTCCCGGGCGAACCGGTTGACGTCCCAGACGATGACCTGGTCGCCCGGATCGAGGGTCTCCAGGAGGTTGGAGAAGCCCCTGCGGGTCAGAGCATCTGTGTGCCCGCACACCTCGCTGTCGACGTAGACCTGGAGATTGGACTCGCTCAACTCCTGTGACAAGGTGTGGAGCTCGCGTTGGGTCGGGGAATCGGTGCAGGCGGTGCGTACATACCCGTATGCAGTCATCCCACGATCCTCACACAACGCATCGTCCACTCCGCGCCCGGGTCCCGTGACCCGATCGGACCCGAACACCCGGTGTTGCCCCGTTACCTTGTCACCGAATCTTGGCGTGCACGCAGCGAGTGGAGGGGGTCGGGCGCCGTGGAGGCCGCAAACCGCTCCTACCCGGATGAGGTGAGCCCGACTGCAGTCAACGCCTGTCTTTCGGGGTTCAGGCGGTTCGGGAGTCAACCAGGTCGCGCATCCGCCTCACGGGGGAGAGGATCACCGCGAGCGATGACAGGGCCATCACCGACGCGCCGATGACCCCGGCAAGCCACAGGCCCGCGAGGTCGACGGTGAGTCCAGCCACCAGAGCACCCACCGACAGCGCTCCCCAGGAGAGCAGTCGGTAGGCGGCGTTGACCCTCCCTCGGATGGCCTCGTCGACCGCCAGTTGGCGGACGGTCACGGCCTGTGAGTTGGCGACCCCGACGCCCAGCCCGGAGGCGAGGAAGGCGACCGCCAGGATGACCAGCGAGGCGAGGGTCGTGTCGCGGGCGGCCAACATGCCGAGCAGTGGCGCGGTGTTCCCGACGATCAGGGCCCCGATCAGCGACGGTCCGTAGCCGAACCTGGCGGTGAGGCGCGCACTGAACGCGGCCCCGATGAAGGCACCGACGCCGCCCGCCATCAGCACCAGGCCGAGCGCGATTGGCCCGTCGGGCCGTGAGGTGAGGATCGCCACCGTGAGCGCGAGCATGAACACCTCGTTGCCCAGGTTCCATGTCGTCGCCTCGACGGCGAGGCCGCGCACCGAACGGTTTCGCCACAGCGCGGCCAACCCCTGACCCGCCTGCGTGACGGCGTTTGCCTCGGGGTGCTCCGGGGCGGGTTCGGCAGTCCGCACCCGCCAGAGCAGGAGTGCGGACGTGACGCTGGCGACCCCGTTGATCAGCAGCGCAATGGGAGCCGTCACAGCCTGAACCAGCGCGCCGCCCAAGCCGCTGCCTCCGATGTCGATGGCCGACTCGGTCGCCGTCACCCGCGCGTTGGCATCCGGCAACTGCTCGGCCGTCACGACGTGCGGCAGGAAGGAGAAGTCGGCGAGTGAGTGAAGCACGGCGAGCGAACCGAGCAGGAACGTGAACGCCACGAGCGTCGGGATGCCGAGCAGTCCGGCCATGGCCAGCACGGCCATCGAGATCACGAGAAGTGCGCTGACCAGTTCGGCGCCGATCATCATGCGCCGCCTGCGGTACCGGTCGACGACCACGCCCAGCCACAGCGTCAGGAGGAGATAGGGCAGATACATCGCGGCCCTGACCCAGGACATCTCCTGGGCGCTCGCCCCCAGTGTCACCAGGGCCAGGACGGGGAGGGCGAGGTCCCCGATCTCGGCGCCCAGGCCGGCGACCGCCCCGGCCCCCCACACCTTGCGGTAGTCGGGGCTCGACCAGGCGCTAACCGTCTTCATGCATTCGCAGGTTACGCCGACGGGTGGGGCATGGCAACCATCAACGCAAAATTGATGGTTACACTGGGTGGATGGCAGATACGGTCGTTGCACCGCGGGCCCCCGGCGCGCTCGAGTTGGTGCGAGCCTTCGTGAACAGCCTCGACATCGAGGACGGCGTCGATTCGCTACTCGACGCCGACGGCTGGGGGCGCTGGTCCACGGAGGTCGGCTGTCAGGGCGCGGCCACGGACGCCGACCTCGCTCGGCTCCGGGAGTTGCGCGAGACGCTCCGGGTCGCTCTGCTCGCCAACCACGACCGCGCCCCGCTGCCGGAAGAGGCCAGGGTGGCGGTCGCCGACGCGATCGACTGGTCGGGTGCACGCACAACAGTCACGGAGGCGGGCCTTGCGCTCGAGCCGGTCGGAGGCGGGCCGAGGTGGCTGGCGGGCGCCGTGGCCGCAGCGGTCGCCGCCGCCCTTGGCGACGGCACCTGGTCGAGGCTCAAGGCCTGTCGCGACGACGCCTGCCACTGGGCCTTCTACGACCACTCCCGCTCCCGCACCGGGCAGTGGTGCTCGATGGAGATCTGCGGAAACCGGAACAAGCAACTCCGGTGGCGCGAGCGGCAGGTTGGCGGCAACTGAACAGGAGCGCGGATCGGGCCTTGGCCGCAGCGGTGGGGCGTGCGGGGCTCGAACCCGCGACGGGCGGATTATGAGTCCGCTGCTCTAACCGGCTGAGCTAACGCCCCCAACCACGCCACGAGCATAGCGGCGCGGACCGGCTTCCCGGATCGGGCTTACAGCTTCGGATTCGGCGACGGATCGCCGGGGCCGGACTGGTCCCCGCTCGGCTGCAGCATCGACGGGGTCTCGGAGTATTTGCCGCCGTTGTCGCCCGACGATGGGGACGAAGGGGTGCCGCCGCTGCCGCTCTGACTCGGGTCGGGCGAGCCGGACCCGCCCGACCCGGACGCGGGGGAGGGGATCGGCTGGGGCGCGTCGACGAGGGGCTGGTTCTGGAAAAGCAGGATCGCCAGCAGCAGGGCGAGGGCGGCGATCAGCGCCATCAGCAGGAAGCTGACCAGCATCGTGACCCAGCCCGCGCGGTCCTTCTTGCCCGGCCAGGGGAGCGGCCACACGCGGGTGGTGCCGTGGCCCGTCTTGTCGATCCAGTGCAGCCGGTAGTCGGGTCCGGCAGGCTTGCTGAGCGGGGGAGTCGCCGTCAGGTCGATCGCGAGCAGGATCCGTCGCGCCTCCGTGACCGCCCGCCTGGAACCGTCGAACGCGAGCGCGACCCAAGGCGCCAACGGGGCCTTCGAGTCGAGTTGCGGGTCGTCGTCCTCGCTACGGAAGCGGCCGCCCATCCGGCCGTCCTCCTGGTCCTGCCCGCCCCGGGCGACCACGGTGTCGATGTGCATGGCGTTGATCTCGCCGGAGAACCTGGCGCGCGCCGCGGCGTCCTGCGCGGCGCCCTCCGACAGGAGCAGCAGCATGGCGGAGTCTCCGCCGTCCTCGTGACCGACGAACGCCATGCCAGCGGGGGTCGCGGTGAGCCGCGCGTCGAGCCAGAAGTCGCCGACCTTGACGGGGTCCTCGTCGGTGAGGGGAAACTGCTCTGCCATGTCGACAGGGGGGACAGGTGCGGTGCTCGAGGTGGGGAGGTCGGCGCGCGTGACGGTCGGGGTGTCGTCAAACTCCCCGGCAGACGCGGCGCCCGCGGCCGCGTCGTCAGGCTGGTCGGGGCCCGTCCCGGGCCGATCCTCGGTGCTCATCGTGAACCATCGAACCACATCACCCCAAGCAGGTGCGCAACATCCCGCGCGCCGTCGAACAGGTTGGATGGTCTGACGGGGGCGCTATCGTAGACGCGGATCACTATCCAGAAGGAGCCCCGCGTGAGCACACCGCCGACCGAACAAGCGCAGTTGCCGAGCAACGTCGCCGACGCGGCCAAGGTCCTCGGACAGGCCATCAGTCAGGTTCAGCGAGTCATCGTCGGGCAGGAGCACATGGTGCAACAGCTCATGGTGGCTCTGCTCGCGAAGGGCCACTGCCTGCTCGAGGGCGTCCCTGGCGTCGCGAAGACGCTTGCCGTTCGCTCGTTCGCGACCGTCGTCGGCGGCGACTTCGCCCGTATTCAGTTCACCCCCGACCTGGTGCCATCGGACATCGTCGGAACGCGCATCTACTCGGCCAACTCCGAGTCGTTCCAGATCGAACTCGGCCCCGTGTTCGTCAACTTCGTCCTTGCCGACGAGATCAACCGTGCGCCAGCGAAGGTCCAGTCGGCGATGCTCGAGTTGATGGCGGAGAAGCAGGTCTCCATCGGCGGCAAGACCTACCCGGCGCCGAAGCCGTTCATCGTGATCGCGACGCAGAACCCCGTCGAGTCCGAGGGCGTCTACCCGCTGCCCGAGGCGCAGCGCGACCGCTTCCTGATGAAGGTCGACGTTCCCTACCCCCGCGGCAACGAGGAACTCGAGATCCTGCGCCGCATGTCGGTGCGACCGCCGGAGGCAGAGCAGGTCCTCGACACCCAGTTGGTGCTGCACCTGCAGGACATGGCCTCCAACGTCTTCGTGCACAACCTGGTCGCCGAGTACATCGTGCGGCTCGTCCTCGCCAGCCGTGCGCCGAAGGACTTCAACATGCCCGACCTGGAGAACGTGATCCAGATCGGCTGCTCTCCGCGCGCCACCCTCGGTCTTGTCGCCGCTGCGCGTGCCCTCGCGCTGATCAACGGCCGCGACTACGTCCTGCCGACCGATGTGCAGGCCGTCGCGAGGGACGTGATGGCGCACCGCATCGTGCTCGGCTTCGACGCGATCGCAGACGATGTCAGCACCCTTGACGTGGTCGACCGGATCCTCGCCATGGTGCCGGCGCCCACGCCGGTCTGGAACCAGGAGCAGCGTCAGGCCAGCCACGAGCAGCACGCGCACCAGCCCGGTCGCGCCTAGGAAGCTGTGGCCCAGCCGGAGTTCACCTTCAACGGCCCCCCTCCGCAGGGGCCGCCC is a genomic window containing:
- a CDS encoding sigma-70 family RNA polymerase sigma factor, yielding MKTPNLALVWLAEGEDLAAAKAIEAGLYAHHLIAQGATDSRLEGVVDAGRRAMDVLWGVGIRVARKIAYRVALAAKLTPDDLFQEACLSVAQAIRAFDHTLGVRFTTFVYHVIRRALSDSPLSATSAVGSRADRRATRKALLAQGQSPGASLSAAAAAIGVSVSAVARGTLRRVPLEGVVAEDVDAQHRMTRAVETSVDFLALLAPRHRRILELRLREPRYTLALLAEALGVSVSTAYRWDRESLLEARAVLEADRTTAPPRAGRGG
- a CDS encoding alpha,alpha-trehalose-phosphate synthase (UDP-forming), translating into MSERAHFVVVANRLPVDRVVADDGTVDWNTSPGGLVTALEPVMRREGGAWVGWHGAPDEEVQPFTHDGYAIVPVPLSSSEFEEYYEGFSNATLWPLFHDTVAFPEFHREWWDAYLIVNRRFAEAAAEVAAEGATVWVQDYQLQLVPRLLRELRPDLKIGFFLHIPFPPVELFLQLPWRRQILEGLLGADLVGFQVAGAASNFLRLVRLRTEHKVERHHVQVGDHVCRAKSYPISIDTEGFRELAESPAAIAEAEALLSDLGHPKVVLLGVDRLDYTKGLRQRIRAVGELFAEGRLDPAEVVFMQVATPSRERVEEYRRLRDDIDLLVGRINSEFGGVGRPPIVYRHAGFPRQTMAAMYRIADVALVTPLRDGMNLVAKEYVACHPGLDGALVLSEFAGAARELKQAYLVNPYDINGMKDVVMRAVEDPPEERRKRMRALQKQVGTHTIDAWADNFLGDLKHYAR
- the otsB gene encoding trehalose-phosphatase, whose amino-acid sequence is MTRWTVQDQAGDDFMRAAGAHPERVLLALDFDGTLAPIVPDPDDSRLDPRAAEALARLRGRLGALAIITGRGTQTVSKLARLEERGVNGLIVAGGYGAQRWVVGEAVDDAGARPAGIGEALEAIREAIEACGVDGVAVEDKGIALGVHTRRSDDPDRAYGSLLPRLEGIASAHGLTIEPGRSVIELRASTVTKGDAIRALIEETGATVVAMCGDDLGDLPAFDALVDLRAAGLTTCRVVSASLEQSGLGAYADILAEGTDGIADWLEALADATS
- a CDS encoding helix-turn-helix domain-containing protein gives rise to the protein MPTDEGRVHCRLDELLEERGMTLTELSRRVGVSLVNLSVLKNDRARAIRFGTLTAICDVLGCTVGELLVVVPER
- the tal gene encoding transaldolase; this translates as MSSPTQQLSAAGVSIWLDDLSRSRITSGNLQELIDTRNVVGVTTNPTIFQGAISHGEGYAESIAEQAAAGASVDEAIFTLTTSDVRDACDIFRPIYDATTGRDGRVSIEVSPDLAHDTDATIAQARSLYDAVDRPNVLIKIPATKAGLPAITETIGSGISVNVTLIFSLERYSEVIDAFLAGLEKARDAGLDLSQIHSVASFFVSRVDTEVDKRLAAIGGEAAAALKSKAGVANARLAYELLERRFAEDGATALVAAGATVQRPLWASTGVKDPSLPDTLYVTELVAAHTVNTMPEKTLQATFDHGVVTGDTITDHYAEAHEVMDALAEVGVDFADVTQRLEDEGVEKFIASWHDLQATVKQALADG
- a CDS encoding recombinase family protein; amino-acid sequence: MTAYGYVRTACTDSPTQRELHTLSQELSESNLQVYVDSEVCGHTDALTRRGFSNLLETLDPGDQVIVWDVNRFARELDGILAAVNAIQERDATIRLVSNDLVLE
- a CDS encoding MFS transporter is translated as MKTVSAWSSPDYRKVWGAGAVAGLGAEIGDLALPVLALVTLGASAQEMSWVRAAMYLPYLLLTLWLGVVVDRYRRRRMMIGAELVSALLVISMAVLAMAGLLGIPTLVAFTFLLGSLAVLHSLADFSFLPHVVTAEQLPDANARVTATESAIDIGGSGLGGALVQAVTAPIALLINGVASVTSALLLWRVRTAEPAPEHPEANAVTQAGQGLAALWRNRSVRGLAVEATTWNLGNEVFMLALTVAILTSRPDGPIALGLVLMAGGVGAFIGAAFSARLTARFGYGPSLIGALIVGNTAPLLGMLAARDTTLASLVILAVAFLASGLGVGVANSQAVTVRQLAVDEAIRGRVNAAYRLLSWGALSVGALVAGLTVDLAGLWLAGVIGASVMALSSLAVILSPVRRMRDLVDSRTA
- a CDS encoding CGNR zinc finger domain-containing protein; this translates as MADTVVAPRAPGALELVRAFVNSLDIEDGVDSLLDADGWGRWSTEVGCQGAATDADLARLRELRETLRVALLANHDRAPLPEEARVAVADAIDWSGARTTVTEAGLALEPVGGGPRWLAGAVAAAVAAALGDGTWSRLKACRDDACHWAFYDHSRSRTGQWCSMEICGNRNKQLRWRERQVGGN
- a CDS encoding AAA family ATPase, with amino-acid sequence MSTPPTEQAQLPSNVADAAKVLGQAISQVQRVIVGQEHMVQQLMVALLAKGHCLLEGVPGVAKTLAVRSFATVVGGDFARIQFTPDLVPSDIVGTRIYSANSESFQIELGPVFVNFVLADEINRAPAKVQSAMLELMAEKQVSIGGKTYPAPKPFIVIATQNPVESEGVYPLPEAQRDRFLMKVDVPYPRGNEELEILRRMSVRPPEAEQVLDTQLVLHLQDMASNVFVHNLVAEYIVRLVLASRAPKDFNMPDLENVIQIGCSPRATLGLVAAARALALINGRDYVLPTDVQAVARDVMAHRIVLGFDAIADDVSTLDVVDRILAMVPAPTPVWNQEQRQASHEQHAHQPGRA